A window of the Salvelinus alpinus chromosome 3, SLU_Salpinus.1, whole genome shotgun sequence genome harbors these coding sequences:
- the LOC139570483 gene encoding zinc finger C2HC domain-containing protein 1B-like isoform X1, translating into MTSEIYLLEHVLRVTLSPFQEKKRCEVVDAKQQGGLQQSTSKADCNRKECDICGRRFHPDRLEKHSLICAKVASESKRRGVYDSFKHRYKGTNLDSFIKRSIDP; encoded by the exons atgaccagtgaaatatacctgctggagcacgtgctacgg gtgACTTTGAGTCCATTTCAGGAGAAGAAGAGGTGCGAAGTAGTGGATGCGAAACAGCAAGGAGGGTTACAGCAGTCGACGAGCAAGGCCGACTGCAATCGGAAAGAGTGTGATATCTGTGGCCGGCGCTTTCATCCTGACCGTCTGGAGAAACACAGCCTGATATGTGCCAAGGTCGCCTCCGAGAGCAAAAGACGTGGGGTCTACGACTCCTTCAAGCACCGGTACAAGGGCACCAACCTGGACAGCTTCATCAAGCGATCTATTGATCCATGA